One part of the Nostoc sp. PCC 7120 = FACHB-418 genome encodes these proteins:
- a CDS encoding LysR family transcriptional regulator: MSDLPFTLDQLRILKAIAVEGSFKRAADSLYVSQPAVSLQVQNLERQLDVPLFDRGGRRAQLTEAGHLLLSYGEKILSLCQETCRAIEDLQNLQGGTLIVGASQTTGTYLLPKMIGMFRQKYPDVAVQLHVHSTRRTAWSVANGQVDLAIIGGEIPGELTESLEIIPYAEDELALILPVFHPFTKLDTIQKEDLYKLQFITLDSQSTIRKVIDQVLSRSEIDTRRFKIEMELNSIEAIKNAVQSGLGAAFVSTSAIAKELQMGVLHCTPIDGVVIKRTLWLIFNPNRYRSKAAEAFSQEILPQFATPDWNQDVLKLAQKKLVVNVLDAAIPNTSDDG, from the coding sequence ATGTCTGACCTTCCTTTCACTTTAGATCAGTTACGCATTCTCAAAGCGATCGCCGTAGAAGGGAGCTTCAAACGCGCCGCTGATAGTCTTTATGTCTCCCAACCTGCCGTGAGTTTGCAAGTGCAGAATTTAGAACGGCAGTTGGATGTCCCTTTATTTGACCGTGGCGGCCGTCGCGCACAATTAACCGAAGCGGGACATCTACTATTGAGTTACGGTGAAAAAATCCTCAGTTTGTGCCAAGAAACTTGCCGTGCTATTGAGGATTTACAAAATCTCCAAGGAGGTACTTTAATTGTTGGTGCTTCTCAAACCACTGGAACATACCTTCTGCCCAAAATGATTGGGATGTTCCGGCAGAAGTACCCTGATGTGGCAGTACAACTGCACGTCCATTCGACTCGGCGCACTGCTTGGAGTGTGGCTAACGGACAAGTGGATTTGGCAATTATCGGAGGAGAAATTCCTGGGGAACTAACAGAATCTTTGGAAATCATTCCCTATGCCGAAGATGAACTAGCCCTCATTCTTCCAGTGTTTCACCCCTTCACCAAATTGGACACCATTCAAAAAGAAGATTTATACAAATTACAATTCATTACTTTAGATTCTCAGTCAACAATACGCAAAGTTATCGATCAAGTCCTATCTCGCAGTGAGATTGATACTAGGCGGTTTAAGATTGAAATGGAGTTAAATTCCATTGAAGCAATTAAAAATGCTGTGCAGTCGGGTTTAGGTGCAGCTTTTGTTTCCACTAGTGCGATCGCTAAAGAATTACAGATGGGTGTACTCCACTGCACCCCCATTGACGGTGTAGTCATTAAACGGACACTGTGGCTAATTTTCAATCCTAATCGTTACAGATCCAAAGCAGCAGAAGCTTTTAGCCAAGAGATATTACCACAGTTCGCTACTCCTGACTGGAATCAAGATGTGTTAAAACTGGCGCAAAAAAAACTAGTGGTAAATGTACTAGATGCAGCCATTCCCAACACTTCCGATGATGGCTAA
- a CDS encoding NnrU family protein encodes MMLNPWLTPSHFVMLGLQLTFAIAHSGGAALRPWAEKYTGPRLYRIFFALVSLPLAVILIIYFFNHRYDGLQLWQVQNVPGVQAVVWVSSAISFLFLYPATFNLLEIAAIQKPQVHLYETGIIRITRHPQMVGQVIWCIAHTLWLGTSFTLVTSFGLILHHLFGVWHGDRRMSKRYGEAFEIVKQRTSIIPFAAIIDGRQSIKWEEFIRPAYLGVAIFVALLWWAHPLLFVATSRLDW; translated from the coding sequence ATGATGCTGAATCCTTGGTTGACTCCGAGTCATTTTGTCATGCTGGGGTTACAATTAACTTTTGCGATCGCCCACAGTGGCGGCGCTGCGTTACGACCTTGGGCAGAAAAGTACACTGGGCCAAGGCTTTATCGCATTTTTTTTGCATTAGTCAGTCTACCGTTGGCTGTCATATTGATTATTTACTTCTTTAATCACCGTTACGACGGGTTGCAACTTTGGCAGGTACAGAACGTACCAGGAGTACAGGCTGTAGTTTGGGTATCATCAGCTATTTCATTTTTGTTTTTGTATCCTGCCACCTTCAATCTACTAGAAATTGCGGCTATTCAAAAGCCCCAAGTACACTTGTATGAAACAGGAATTATTCGGATTACCCGTCACCCCCAAATGGTAGGACAGGTAATTTGGTGTATTGCTCATACTCTATGGTTAGGTACGAGCTTTACCCTTGTAACTTCTTTTGGGCTGATTTTGCACCATTTATTTGGAGTTTGGCATGGCGATCGCCGTATGAGCAAGCGTTACGGCGAGGCTTTTGAAATTGTGAAACAGCGCACCTCAATCATTCCCTTTGCAGCAATTATTGATGGTCGTCAATCTATCAAGTGGGAAGAATTTATCCGCCCTGCATATTTAGGAGTTGCTATTTTTGTCGCTTTACTTTGGTGGGCGCACCCCCTGTTGTTTGTAGCAACTAGTAGGTTAGACTGGTAG
- a CDS encoding thioredoxin family protein, translating into MVLSVSERTFTQEVLESPVPVLVNFEAPWCGLCRIIHPLLLQFQSQCGEQIKLVGVNADENFKLSNTYRLKSLPTLLLIENGIVRHRLEGFRGRDDLRLALEEIKLNYTNRPKAYTSSKTADLECRTA; encoded by the coding sequence ATGGTGTTGTCGGTTAGTGAGCGGACATTTACTCAAGAAGTTTTAGAATCTCCGGTTCCGGTTTTAGTAAATTTTGAAGCACCCTGGTGTGGATTGTGTCGCATTATCCACCCTTTGTTATTACAATTTCAATCTCAATGCGGCGAACAAATTAAACTAGTTGGGGTGAACGCTGACGAGAATTTCAAACTTTCTAACACTTATCGTTTAAAGTCTTTGCCCACGTTACTTTTGATTGAAAATGGAATCGTTCGCCATCGTCTAGAAGGGTTTCGCGGCAGAGATGACCTACGGTTAGCTTTAGAAGAAATCAAACTCAATTATACCAACCGTCCTAAAGCATACACTAGCTCTAAAACGGCAGACTTAGAATGTCGGACAGCGTGA
- a CDS encoding NAD(P)H-quinone oxidoreductase subunit 5, producing the protein MEVIYQYAWLIPVLPLLGAMLVGLGLISFNQTTNRLRQLNAVLIISLMGAALGLSSALLWSQLQGHPTYLRTLEWAAAGNFHLTMGYTIDNLTSLMLVIATSVAVLVMVYTDGYMAHDPGYVRFYAYLSLFGSSMLGLVVSPNLVQIYIFWELVGMCSYLLVGFWYDRKSAADAAQKAFVTNRVGDFGLLLGILGLFWATGSFDFQIMGDRLAELVQTGSISNFLAVLFAILVFLGPVAKSAQFPLHVWLPDAMEVPTPISALIHAATMVAAGVFLVARMYPVFEHVPAAMNVIAFTGAFTAFLGATIAITQNDIKKGLAYSTISQLGYMVMAMGVGAYSAGLFHLMTHAYFKAMLFLGSGSVIHGMEAVVGHDPALAQDMRLMGGLRKYMPATGLTFLIGCLAISGIPPFAGFWSKDEILGAAYASNPLLWFIGWMTAGITAFYMFRMYFSTFEGKFRGNDEKIKDKLLKAKTILLELESAEPTPVFGPGAMKKGELAATGGHHDGHGHHSSSPHESPWTMTLPLLILAIPSMLIGLVGTPYNNYFERFIFSPTESLAEVLEKAAEFDPNEFYIMAGGSVGVSLIGITLASLMYLQRKIDPAAIAAKIKPLYELSLNKWYFDDIYHRVFVLGLRRLARQVMEVDFRVVDGAVNLTGFFTLVSGEGLKYLENGRVQFYALIVFGAVLGLVIVFGVT; encoded by the coding sequence ATGGAAGTAATCTATCAATATGCCTGGCTAATCCCAGTATTGCCTCTGTTGGGAGCAATGCTGGTCGGTCTTGGCTTAATTTCGTTCAATCAAACGACAAACCGCCTGCGGCAGCTAAACGCTGTGTTGATCATTTCCCTAATGGGCGCAGCCTTGGGTTTGTCGTCAGCTTTGCTGTGGAGTCAACTCCAAGGACACCCAACTTATCTCCGCACCCTAGAATGGGCGGCAGCAGGCAATTTTCACCTGACTATGGGTTACACTATCGACAATCTCACATCCCTGATGCTGGTGATTGCAACATCGGTAGCTGTTCTAGTCATGGTTTACACGGATGGCTACATGGCTCATGACCCAGGCTACGTTAGGTTTTATGCCTATCTCAGCCTATTTGGCTCCTCAATGTTGGGTCTAGTAGTCAGCCCTAATCTAGTCCAGATTTATATTTTCTGGGAACTGGTGGGGATGTGTTCTTACTTGCTGGTTGGTTTCTGGTACGATCGCAAATCAGCCGCAGATGCAGCCCAAAAAGCATTTGTCACCAACCGTGTGGGTGACTTCGGTCTACTGCTGGGCATTCTGGGGCTATTTTGGGCAACAGGCAGCTTTGATTTTCAGATTATGGGCGATCGCCTAGCTGAACTCGTGCAAACAGGTTCTATCAGCAATTTCCTAGCTGTACTGTTTGCAATTTTAGTCTTCCTCGGCCCAGTTGCTAAATCTGCCCAATTCCCCCTCCATGTCTGGTTACCAGACGCGATGGAAGTCCCCACCCCCATTTCTGCCTTAATCCACGCGGCAACGATGGTGGCGGCTGGTGTATTCCTCGTGGCGCGGATGTACCCCGTTTTTGAACACGTTCCAGCTGCAATGAACGTGATTGCCTTTACTGGGGCATTTACAGCATTTTTGGGTGCGACCATTGCCATTACCCAAAACGACATCAAAAAGGGCTTGGCTTACTCCACCATCTCCCAGTTGGGTTACATGGTCATGGCGATGGGCGTAGGGGCTTACAGTGCGGGATTATTCCACCTGATGACCCATGCTTATTTCAAAGCGATGTTGTTCTTGGGTTCTGGTTCCGTCATTCATGGCATGGAAGCCGTTGTTGGTCATGACCCAGCTTTAGCGCAAGATATGCGCTTAATGGGTGGACTGCGGAAGTATATGCCTGCCACTGGATTAACATTTTTAATTGGTTGCTTGGCGATTTCGGGGATTCCTCCCTTTGCTGGTTTCTGGTCAAAAGATGAAATTCTCGGTGCTGCTTATGCCTCTAACCCCTTACTGTGGTTTATTGGCTGGATGACTGCTGGGATTACCGCTTTTTATATGTTTAGAATGTATTTCTCGACATTTGAAGGCAAATTCCGGGGGAATGACGAGAAAATCAAAGACAAGCTTCTCAAAGCTAAAACAATCCTTCTGGAACTAGAGTCAGCAGAACCCACACCTGTTTTTGGCCCTGGGGCAATGAAAAAAGGAGAATTGGCTGCTACTGGTGGTCATCATGATGGTCACGGTCATCACAGTAGTTCTCCCCATGAGTCGCCTTGGACAATGACTCTGCCATTGCTGATTTTGGCTATACCTTCAATGTTGATTGGTTTGGTAGGTACACCCTACAACAATTACTTTGAAAGGTTTATTTTTTCGCCCACAGAAAGCTTGGCTGAAGTACTGGAAAAAGCGGCTGAATTTGATCCTAATGAGTTTTACATCATGGCTGGTGGTTCAGTCGGTGTTTCCTTGATTGGGATTACCTTGGCTTCGCTGATGTATTTGCAGCGTAAAATCGACCCGGCGGCGATCGCTGCTAAAATTAAGCCACTCTACGAACTATCACTTAATAAATGGTATTTCGATGACATTTACCATCGTGTCTTTGTGCTTGGTTTACGTCGCCTTGCTAGACAAGTCATGGAAGTAGACTTCCGAGTTGTTGATGGTGCTGTGAACTTGACAGGATTTTTCACCTTAGTTAGTGGTGAAGGTTTGAAATACCTAGAAAACGGTCGGGTGCAGTTCTATGCTCTCATCGTATTCGGGGCTGTTTTGGGCTTAGTGATTGTCTTCGGTGTTACCTAA
- the ndhD1 gene encoding photosynthetic/respiratory NAD(P)H-quinone oxidoreductase subunit D1: MNTANFPWLTTIILLPIAASLLIPIIPDKDGKTIRWYALTVGLIDFALIVYAFYTSYDFANPDLQLVESYPWVPQLDLNWSVGADGLSMPLIILTGFITTLATLAAWPVTLKPRLFYFLLLAMYGGQIAVFAVQDMLLFFLVWELELIPVYLLLAIWGGKKRQYAATKFILYTAGGSLFILLASLTMAFYGDTVTFDMRSLALKDYALNFQLLLYAGFLIAYAIKLPIIPLHTWLPDAHGEATAPAHMLLAGILLKMGGYALIRMNAGILPDAHAYFAPVLVVLGVVNIIYAALTSFAQRNLKRKIAYSSISHMGFVIIGFASFTDLGLSGAVLQMVSHGLIGASLFFLVGATYDRTHTLMLDEMGGVGKRMPKIFAMFTACSMASLALPGMSGFVAELMVFVGFATSDAYSSTFKVIVVFLMAVGVILTPIYLLSMLREIFYGKENEELVSHQQLIDAEPREVFVIACLLVPIIGIGFYPKLLTQMYDATTVQLTARLRDSVPTLAQEKQEVARVSLSAPVIGN, from the coding sequence ATGAATACAGCTAATTTTCCGTGGCTGACGACAATTATTTTATTACCGATAGCCGCGTCGCTACTGATTCCCATCATTCCCGATAAAGATGGCAAAACCATCCGTTGGTACGCTCTGACTGTAGGTTTGATTGATTTCGCTCTCATTGTTTACGCTTTTTATACCAGTTACGACTTCGCCAACCCCGATTTGCAACTGGTGGAGAGTTACCCCTGGGTTCCGCAGCTAGATTTGAATTGGTCAGTGGGGGCAGATGGCTTGTCTATGCCCCTGATTATTTTGACTGGATTCATTACCACCCTAGCCACCTTAGCAGCCTGGCCTGTCACCTTAAAGCCCAGGCTATTTTACTTTCTACTCCTGGCTATGTATGGCGGTCAAATCGCTGTATTTGCCGTTCAGGATATGCTGCTATTCTTTTTGGTGTGGGAATTGGAATTAATCCCCGTTTACTTACTGCTAGCAATTTGGGGAGGTAAAAAACGGCAATACGCAGCCACCAAATTTATTTTGTACACGGCTGGCGGTTCGCTATTTATTTTACTGGCATCTTTGACAATGGCCTTTTATGGGGATACAGTCACCTTTGATATGCGATCGCTCGCTCTCAAAGATTACGCCCTAAATTTCCAATTGTTGCTATACGCTGGCTTCCTTATTGCCTACGCCATCAAATTACCCATCATTCCCCTGCATACTTGGTTGCCAGATGCCCACGGCGAAGCTACAGCCCCCGCGCATATGTTGCTGGCAGGTATTTTGCTGAAAATGGGTGGTTATGCCCTGATTCGCATGAATGCTGGCATTCTACCTGATGCCCATGCTTATTTCGCCCCTGTGCTGGTTGTCTTGGGGGTAGTTAACATCATCTACGCTGCTTTGACATCCTTTGCCCAGCGTAACCTCAAGCGGAAGATTGCCTACTCCTCGATTTCCCACATGGGCTTTGTGATTATCGGGTTTGCTTCCTTTACCGATTTGGGTTTGAGTGGAGCGGTGTTACAAATGGTGTCCCACGGCTTAATCGGGGCAAGTTTATTCTTCCTCGTCGGTGCGACTTATGACCGGACACATACCCTGATGTTAGATGAAATGGGCGGTGTCGGTAAGCGGATGCCCAAAATTTTCGCTATGTTCACAGCTTGTTCAATGGCTTCTTTAGCATTGCCGGGAATGAGTGGCTTCGTAGCAGAATTAATGGTATTCGTCGGCTTTGCTACCAGCGATGCTTATAGCTCCACATTTAAGGTCATCGTGGTATTCCTCATGGCAGTTGGGGTAATTTTAACTCCGATTTATCTCCTGTCCATGTTGCGGGAAATTTTCTACGGCAAAGAAAACGAAGAATTAGTTTCTCATCAGCAACTAATAGATGCCGAACCCCGCGAAGTCTTTGTTATTGCTTGTCTACTGGTGCCAATTATTGGTATTGGTTTCTATCCCAAGCTACTAACTCAGATGTACGACGCTACAACTGTACAACTGACAGCAAGATTACGTGATTCCGTCCCAACTTTGGCACAGGAAAAACAAGAGGTAGCACGAGTTTCTTTAAGTGCGCCAGTAATTGGTAATTAA